Sequence from the Cryptococcus neoformans var. grubii H99 chromosome 3, complete sequence genome:
TAGTCTGGAGATGGTGTTGCCATGCTGGCAAGACCGGGAGGGGGCCGGAGTCGAGCAAGAGGAGTTGCGGGAGTTGTGTGGTGGAAGGGGGGCTCGCGTACTGCAGGAGGAGCCAGGCGGCGGGGTCCGCGgggttggagatggatgcGCATGCGGCTGCGATGTCGGGGTGGGAAAGGTCGACGGACATTGCGGGGTGGGGGAGTGGGGGGAAATGAGATGGataagaagagatgaatgACGCGACGCGAACATATTCCGCGACTTTCGTTTGTTTGTTTCCGACCGACCGCATCTCCTATCTCGCCTATCCCCATTATACTTTTGAAGATTCAAACAACAGAGGGCGTACATTCTGCATAGATTAAGTTACAATCAAGCTGGCAACCAAATAGTATACCTGCCAGATACAGTAATTACAATTTCTTCGCTTGTAAGAGTTAAAGACTACCTATCTCCTCGGCGATCAATAATGTTCAAAGCCCAACGTCCTTCGGAAACACCCGCCATATTGAAGGGAACTTGGTCGCAACGGAGAAACTCTGCATCCCTATTAAGACACAAAACTATAAATCATCCAACCGAGGCATGAAAAAAGGCCAAGTATAATAAAAGCGATAGACAAAAAGCGCGCCACAGGAACCAAACAATAGATATGGAGATACCAACGAACACTGTAGTTGAGGCCCGAGGAAAAAGATACCTTTATTATATATTCACAAAAATATTATATGCACACTACGGGTCCTTCTATCGCACTCATCTCTTGGAGGTTTTCACCTTtatctcctcttcgagAACAACTGCGCCCGACAGTTAGCCCCATGACCAGTATGACAGGATAGATAAAAAGACCCACCTTGTTGAACAAAGCTAACACCTTGGGTACATTCAACTGCACATACTCCAAATCCAACATTGCCTGGTGATCCTTTTGTTTCTCCAACAAATCATCAATTTTCAAATCCATTTCCAATATCGGTTTATCGCGGCCTTTGAAATGGAGAGCGATGATGAATGTGCCAGGGGTGGGTGAGGTGATGTTGAAGTAAATGTTCATACGTCTTTAAAAGATATCATGAGCATTTTGGGCCAAAATTGTCAGGTATGAGAGAACCTTACCTGTTCTCGGGCACGTTACTCTCCATAATAatcccctccttctcaaatTGGGCATGCGTAAACCTATAAGGTCCCAAAGCCTGATTCTTtgcttgcttcttctcctttccattcACCGTCACGACCCCAACTCCACTtgctcccttctccttacTACTTGTCAACCGTACGTTTTGCAAATATGCCTTGTATTGCTCGAGTTGGCTTCGCAGATAATTGTTATGGTCGCAGATTGTCTTGTACACTGACTCTAGGGAGCGAGATTCAAGAACGACTTTCTCCTTTGTATTCCCAAGATGAACCATCTCCGCCGCTACTTCATCTTGCATCAACCCGTAGTCATTTGATTGACCCACGACGCCCGCTCCATCCAGTTCTGACAATAAGGCTTGTACCTTGATTCCCCTCCTCACCAGCACCGGATCGTTGCTCGTCGCTGCCTTTTCCGCTAGCCCCGGCAAGTTGATCGGGCGTTTATCGGCAAGGGTAGGCATAGATCGCAAAAGTTGAACAAAGATGGCTTTGGCTTCCATATAATTGATATCGTTTTGGGTGACGCTATCGGACATGAgagaggtggagaggtCTTGGATAGGCGTTTCCCAgcgggagaagagggggagTTCGATCGAGTGGTTTTCTTTTCGAGGGACTTGGGCTGGTGCAGGACCGAGTTCATCGAGGAGGATACGAAGGTGGTGCTTATCATTTGGGGACTTGTGTAAAGTGAGCAAAAAGCTCTATGAATGGATTGTGAGCACTTACGAGCACGTCCATATGTTGCATCAATAATGAGTGGGTATTATACAATTCATTAAGGGTGATGTTGATTTGTAAATCCTTTTTCGACAGTGCCATGTATTGATCAAGCTACGAATCCATCAATATCCCTTGCTTTGATTCATCATGACAATTCATACTCACCTCGAGTGATTCATAGAAATCTCCAACCTCGCATAATGCATTCAAGAACTTATTCATTCGAGCCTTGTTGTTCTCCACAAAGGGGTTGAGTGACATCATATACTGCTCTTTCGCATAGCTTGGTTTGTTCGCAAGGTTTTGTAACATCTTCGCAATCTACCCTGAAAGTCAGCTCACCTCGCGCAGGTCATTTTTTGAGGGctaaaagaaaaaaaatatATACCAAAGTGAGTGTTCTGCGAGGATACTTGGCAGGAACACCATCCACGAGCATGTACGCTTGGGGAGTAACGATAGCCGGATTGATAAAtcgaaggaaaaagaaaccGCCGATTAGTGAACATATACTCGCATCCGATGCGTCCGGATACTTTCTCTATTCGATCAAATCAGCAAAgccctcttcatctcatTCACAGCAAAATGGCTGACCCTCGTTAAACTCCTAATCTGCTTACAGATCCATCTGATTCCATACGGCACCGACTCCATACTGTCAATAATTGTCGCGAGGAACGAATTAGCGATTTCCATGAGCATAGTAATACgggggatgatgatagcTTGGACGTCGGGGTTGGCAGCAGCGACTTCGGGAGCGACACCgcgagggagagaaggtgggAGGGATCCGGTGTCCTCTTCGATTTGCTGGACCATTTGATCGTACACCTACGCCTCTCGATCAGCCGATGATCTCTAGAATGCATGTACGAAATAGGTAGACGGAAGCTTACTTTGAGAGGATTGATTTCGAGGTTGAGATCTTTGTGCTCAAGTAAACTGTTGATCCGGTCTGCCAATACGCTTTTCAAATAACTCTGACCAGGTCCTCTTCGTGTGTATGTAGTCATCATCCGAGAAACGGGAGTGTTTGCGCGGAGGAGGGAACCAAATTCGGAAGCTGTCTCAAACTGTGCTGAGAGAACACTCTGtgaaaaataaaataaaataaagATAAGCGTACGCAATCGTTATTGATAAGAAATGGCTTACTTGAAACATTGTTAATAGCAAATGTTCCTCTCTCTGCTCATATTGATTCCCGTACAGCGTAAACATCACCGTCTGTAATAACGTATCGATCTCCGACAGGCTTACAAGCCTGCATAGACTCGCTATATGCCGAGGTTCACTTTGCAGCAGAAAAAACAGGTTCGCGTACTgccccatcttcttctcatctggCCAGAGCCCGCTCTCTTCGTCTACTTCTTCCAGCGTCTCCGCCACCAGTCTCTTTTCATCCGCTGCCATTCTGTTTTGGATCAACAATGCTATCCTCGAATCAAGGTACCTCACATCCCTTTCCAAAACAAAGTTTTTCTTTGATTGTGATGATATCCTCGCTTTCAGTTCTCTAAGTCGTTTCTGGGCGCGAGCGAGATCGTCTTCAATGTCGACATCTTGCTCAGCCGCAAGAGAGTACATGGCGTTGACCGAGTAGCGGTTGGTCATTCGGTTGGTGAGACGGCGGGAGAGATGGGAACGGATAGAGGGTGACGTGGAGGAAAGCGATGGTGtggcggaggaggacatggtCATCATAGCGGTCGTCATTTTGGTATTGACCTTGAATGGGGGGTTTTAATACACTGCGTagtgagaaggaaggagttggACAGTCAGTTTGGCGCAGTTCGTTGATCGGTCTAAATCATGGCAAGTCAGCTAACCTGCATTATAGAAGAGCATATATGGGAAAACAGTTTGGCATTAAACCCaccctcttcgtcctcacAAATGCAATGTTGATGTACACGTAGCGACGAGAGATCTCCAAAGCCGAAGGTTGGTTAAACTGATCGTTCGTGGTATTCACTGATCAAGCTTGGTTAAGATTAGAATCCGTTGATAATACCGTAACAGGTTTTGATGCACCCCTTACAGTGTGATCGATATGTGGCGCCGAGTTAAAACGCTAAGGGCGAGAGTACAAAGGTAGCTGTGAACAATTCAGTGCCGGGATGTGAAGGGCGTGTCGATCGTTGACTTATCGTATATTTTGGAGTAAGGCTCTGGGGCAATCTGTAGGGCAGGTATGTGGGGTGCAGATGGTAtatgggatggaaagatgaaaaggaaaaatgGATAAAAAAGAGGTGATGGGCTGACGAGGAGCGAGGCGTGTGCGAGAAGACCGAAGAACCGCCGCCGTGACCCAGTTccaagcaaaaaaaaaaaaaacaaatCATCAACACAAATTAACCTACATTTCGTAAAGGAGATCGGTATTTAGCGCTTAATCCCTGGAGCCACCCCACTGGAACGCCATTACAACTTTATTTCAGACAATTACATCAGTTTCTAGTTACGTGAAAAAATGATTACAAAAGTGCTAATGACCTCATTTCATTCATTCCAAAAGCCCCGCTCAGGGCGCTGAAGCCTAATTTGCCGTGTTGCCGTGGGCACGATTGAGTAGCCTTTTAGAAATGTGTATAATAATACAAACGCTTCACGATCAATAGCCGCACCGGAAACTGTCTTCATCTCGTTATGAGCCAAATCAACTGACTGAACATGGTAGCAAAGCGGTAACTGAGAGTTCACGGCAAGTTAATATGTAGGTGGTCTCTTCTATGGAAGTATTTGCTTGATAAGTAGATGCATTTTAGAACCGAAGAGATAATATTCCAGTACAACAGAAGTAGCACGATGAGTTGATTACTTCTTGCCAGACCTAACAAGAGCAAGTTAGCATTGAAGGACAAAAAGAATATATCAGAAGGGATGCCTACTTCTTGAGACCAGCACCGCCCATAGGACCCTTCTGAGCAGCTACACAAAACCATCAGCAACATCCTGAGTTCGGATCTCgacagaagaaaaaaaagcgTACCTTTGGCGGCAAGAGCCTTCAGCTCGGcagcctccttcttctgcttttcCTTGAAAGCGAggtcatcctcatcactgCGTGGGAGGCACAACGTTAGCATCTCTTCCCAAGGCGTCATGGTGGCAATTAGCGTACATGTCCTTAGTGACCTTTTTGGGAGCCTTGAGAGGCTTAGCTGTGAGTAAAAAGTGGGTGAGTCAGTAACCGAGGATCACACTGACCCCCGAAGGCTTCCACTGGCGTCTTTCGAATGGACTTTCCAAGAGCCAAACATCCTTTGCTCTGCACATCACTCATGGAAACGGAACTAACCTTTTCCACCTGTAATACGAAAATTAGTTGTTGCTCCTTCGAGCATGGACTGAAATGAGGTAACGCTTACCTTGACGACCACCCATTGTAATTTATTTAGATTTGATGATTGGTTTGTTTATCAAAAACAAACGAAGATTGAGTTGACGGTTCGTCGCGGGCTCAACGCGAAAACTGGAGGAACAAAATTCTCACGATTGTTTCGCCTCTTCCCAGCAACAAAGTCTTTCCCACGGTTGCCTCACATAAGGGACCTTTGTGGGAGAGATCGGGACATCTTTTGCTGTTCCCAGACCTCATGTTCCTTTTTTGAAGGAAGTTTCCAGGGATTCGCATTGGATAATTTCCGTCTTCCGTCATATTCTCGTACCTGGTGGCATGAAAAAGTTGAAGGAACGATAAATATGAAACTGTCGGGACCgtgaaagaaaagacaGGGGGAATGTTTCATTCGTCCAATTGTTGATGTGCTTTAAGTGAAGTGAAGTGACCCGGGACTAATAACTAAAGATCGGGATTGGCGAAGGTCGGTCGTTACGACGGAGGTTAATAAACATGAATCGATCTTCTTTGCTCGTATCTTAAGGCTCGAATTGTGTTCGCTATTTTATTACCTAGAATCCAACTATTGTCTCCTGAGGGTTATCTTCGCATAACTCTATCGTCTGTCTACCCCACTACTCTACCGCTTGGTGTTCAATTACGCTCAAATTCAATAATTCAATTCGAATTCTGTGAAACTGTGGCACAAACGTCACCCCCCATCATCGACTCACCTTCGTCCGTTCTTCAATAGCTCTTCTTGTACCAAGCTCTTAGCAGCCACGCTCCACGTCATACCTTATTTAATAATGCAGTCCGCTCCAGAGGTCGAAACTACCCTGGCTCGTCTATCTACCTACCGCAACATCCGCGGCGTCATGGTCCTTACACGCACTCGGCATACTGCAGATACGTCAAATACGTCAGATACTGCCGTTCTCCAAACGACAGGTACTGTTTTTGAGGGCGATGGTGGGAAGAGGTATGCGAGTGCAGTGGAGAGTATTGTGGGAGGAGTGACAAAGGCTTTGAAGGAGTGCGATGAGAGTGTAAGTTGACAGTCTGCTGCCAAACCCCAACCTGATGAAAAGGGTCGAAGGTCACGCCTGGTATTAATATAAGATGTAGGACGAGCCAAAGTTTATGAGAATACGGACGAAGAAGCATGAATTAATTATTACACCGGGTAAGACCCTTTCAATTATCATGTTCTCATTCTATCTAGACATACTAATCAATTTTAGACGATAAGTACGTGCTTGTTGTGCTACAGGATCCCGGACAGTAAAAAGAAGTATGCCAAAACTGCATTTGAAAACAATCACCATCGAAAGGGGATTGCACCATTTCATGTCTATGTACAACCAACTCCCATCTACGATATATTTGGCGACGTCATGCATACCTATGTTACAGACTTACGGACTTAGGGAGATTTGGTCAAATTGGGGGAAAGGGACTGCAGATGGTATGTTCCTAACTTCTGACCAAGTAGCGGTTTGATAAGATCGCAGCTAACCTTGAATACATGATACAGAACTTTGAATTATTCTCTATCTGGACAATTTACAAGCCTGTCCACTTGAATTCAGACGGTACTTCGAACGGCGTTTGCTCGCACATGGTCTGAGCATCTCTGCCAATCTTCACCAACCATTGCCCGGATTCCGCTCGCCAAGTCGATGTGAGCTCATCCCAATGTGAGATCGCAACTAGAACGGATGATTATCAGCGGATATTTGGCACATTAAGAGCCCACTCACATTTGTCCATCTCAATGCTGACTGTTTCGGACCCCCCAGGTGGTAAGATGCTCGTCTTAGTGAAGCCTTGAAGGGTAACTTGGGGATGTAGAAGGGAATTCGATGTGGGAGGTGGCGGAGTGACATAGAAGTGGACCGAATGCGCGCCTGCCACTTTACCGGTATTGGTCACTTTCGCAGACACTCCGATTCGCCAGTCATTAGGGTTGTTCGACGGCGAAGGTACAATCTGAAGGTCCGAGTAGTCAAACTCGGTGTAAGATAGGCCGTGCCCAAAGGGGTACATAGGTTTGATCCCTCGAGCGTTAAAGTGACGGTAGCCAACCCAGATACCCTCCTCGTAGTACGTCTTGGTCCTAGCCGATCTGAAGTTGAGATTGGCGGCGATATCAAGTTCGCGCTCAGGCAAGGTCAGAGGTAGTCGGCCGGAGGGATTGACCGTGCCATAAACGATATCAGCAATCGCATTACCAGCCTCGTTGCCGCCGTACCATGGCCAGACCACCGAGTCCACATGCTCACGCCAAGGCATGGAGACGGCGGAGCCAGTTTGAAGGATCACCACTTTGTTCGCATTGGGCGCTTCTGTGGCGACTCGATGTACAAGCTCGTTGAGACGCAGAGGGAGCGAAAGGTTGGGTCGGTCGTAACTTTCTGATTCCCAGTCATGGTCGAGCCCCACTACAAGCACAACAGTGTCGGACACCTTGGCAAGCGCAACGGCCTCGTCGATTGTGGCGTCCTCGctgatggatgggaaagaaCCAAGTTTCATACCGATGAGCTGAAGTGGCTGACTGTCTTGACCAGGGGCGAGAGGTGGCTTTCGAGAGTCATGCACAAGTCGGAACTTGTATACCTGAAAGTGCAAATCAGACAAGCCACACATACCATGTAGAACCACTtacctttcctttttccacCGCTACGGTAAAGACAGTTCCATTCCCTCCATTCCcgaagaatgaagatgttCGCTTCTGCTCCTTGGAAAGGTCGGCGACGAGCAGATCGTCCATGTAAACCCAGGCTTGGCCGGTTACGCTGACTTCGAAATCCCAATCGCCGGTGATAGGTGCAGTGAACAAAGCGCGAACCTCTGTGAAATAATCTTCCCCAAGGTCAGGGTGACGGAAATCGGCAAGCATAATGTCGGAGTTGTGCCAAACTTGTGAAACGGCAGGCTTGCTTGCTTGTTTGCCGGAGGTGTCGATAGCATAATGAAGCAGATCAAAGCTGCCTGGCGTCTCGCCGTCCATGCTGGTGAATTCGGAACCAAAAATAGGAAGGAATTTTGCACCCTTGCATCCAAGGGCATACGAGAGCTCGATGTCGTCGGGTTTGTTGTTGACTAAACCTTCCCATGGTGTCACCCGCCAAGATGGCCGCAGTCGAGCACTACCTCCGCCAGTTATGACAGAGTTTTTGGCGTTGGGGCCGATAACCGCTACTTTGCCCCGCCTGATCGGTAAAACAGCATTTTCGTTCTTGAGAAGGACAATTGCTTCGTTCCCTATCTTCCGTACTAACGCGGCGTCCGCCTCCCGATCCTCGTCGCGTGTCCATTCCTTTCTATCGTCGCGTTCGTAAACAATATTGGGATTCAAAGTTACGAGCTTTTGGACCCATCGGAGTAGATTACTCACTCGTTCGTCGATGGTTGTTGGCAGGATCTTGTGGGCGTTGACCATCTGTCTCACAAGTTGCAGTTGACGCCATCGAGCTTTCCCTGGCATCTCAAGGTCTAGCCCAGCGTTGATGGCTTCGGAGACCGAGTAAGTGCCCATCCAGTCTGACATGACCAGTCCATCAAACCCCCATTCCTTGCGTAACAAATCCTTCAGGAGCCAAGGGTGCTCGGCGCAGTGAGTCCCATTAAGCTTATTGTACGAAGTCATGTATGACCAAGGGTCCGCTCGAGCTTGGGCAATGTGGAAGGGCCGAAGGTAAACCTCACGAAGAGCCCGCTCGCCGATAATAGCATCTTGACCCATCCGCTCATGCTCTTGATCGTTTGCGATGAAGTGTTTGAGTGTTGCGCTAATACCCTCATTCTGAAGCCCGTTTATATATTCGGCCGCTAATATGCCGCTTAAAGTAGGATCCTCGCTGAATGACTCAAACGCTCGGCCACCCAAAGGGCTTCGACAGATGTTGACAGTCGGTGCAAGCAGACAAACGGCGCTCCTGGCCTTTGTCTCTTTGGCCAAAAGTCGGGCGGCCTCGCGGGGGAGGGTCGGTGAGAAGGTGGCAGCTAGGGCGGTCGCATTGGGTAGAACAGTAGCTGGGGCTGCAAAGGAAGTTAGAGAGGTATCCGTGGAAACATATTTAAACACTCACTCATATCGAAGAAAGACTCTCCCCGAGCGCCGTTCGGTCCGTCTGTCACTTTTACCCTAAGGCGGACGAGCGTCAGCTCGCTCTGATGCAATATCGTTCCAAGACAAGACTTACGAGGGTATGTTGAGCCTCGGTATAGCGACCGTCCTATGCGTCATCAGCACCGTGAATTTTTATCGTACGTTCCTAACGCTTACTCACCTCCACCAGTCCTCCCCAGCCAGCAACGACACTTTCTCGCCTAGTGACATCATACTGACGAGCTCCTCGACCGAAGCTGTCAGGAAAGATTTGTCCATACCTTGATTCGACATTTGGCTTGTATTTCGCGTGTTTACAAGGTTAGCGAGTGATGTTGCACTATGCAGCTTTCAAGGATAGGCCGATTAGATGGCCAATTGATATATAGCTGAAATATAAGACGGAAAAGGTACCGGCCATAAGCGATCTGGGCGAAAAGTTGTAAACGGGAGTTCCCCGAGAAACCCCTTTACCCGGAAGATTATTTCGGCTGTTCCCCGAATTTTCCTGATACCCGGCCCCCTACTACCCCGCACGCCCCGCACGCCCCGCATCCATTACTTGCTGCCCCAAACAGCGAAGATTTTTACATAAATACGACCACTTTGTTAGCATAGATCATGATCAAGAATTATCAACGACCCCAATATGGCAGTAGGACAATTATCCTCGTTCTCTGATATACCCAGTGAGTTCGTTGGCCGATATGCCTAGCTCACGCGAATCCTCCAGACAACACATCCCGATACTGGTACAAAGACCGCGGCTTGAAGGCCAACGTTACACACTGGTGAATACGGCTTTACTAGTGGATCAGGCGAGGCTAATCTAGTTATAATGAAGCCTTGGCCTCTGCTGCGTGATTTACTATTTGGTAAGGGTATCCCGTCCATGTATTATGAATGATGCTGACGAATAGCACAGGGCTGTAAGAATGATCTGCAAAATGTTAAAGTCCATCGTGCTCACAGGAAGGCCATAGATGATGCTTCTTTACTCAATGGGCTACAGGCGATTCGCGCCTGGGAAGAGTAGGTCGTCTCGCTATCACTTAGTCCGAAGCTAAACAAAATCATTCAATCTTGGAAGATTTATGCATTATCCGACAGGAAATCTTCTCGGCCTCTACGCTGCCTCGTTTTTCCTGCCAACCATTTTTACAGCATATATCGGTGACTATTGTGCTCGGCGATTAGGCAGGACAAAGACGGTTGCTTTGGGAACTTTGATCATTTTGGCTGGAAGTCTAATCAACGCCCTTGCCACCAATCCTGGCATGTGGGTAGCTGGTATGTGC
This genomic interval carries:
- a CDS encoding IQ domain-containing GTPase activating protein, variant 2 gives rise to the protein MTTAMMTMSSSATPSLSSTSPSIRSHLSRRLTNRMTNRYSVNAMYSLAAEQDVDIEDDLARAQKRLRELKARISSQSKKNFVLERDVRYLDSRIALLIQNRMAADEKRLVAETLEEVDEESGLWPDEKKMGQYANLFFLLQSEPRHIASLCRLVSLSEIDTLLQTVMFTLYGNQYEQREEHLLLTMFQSVLSAQFETASEFGSLLRANTPVSRMMTTYTRRGPGQSYLKSVLADRINSLLEHKDLNLEINPLKVYDQMVQQIEEDTGSLPPSLPRGVAPEVAAANPDVQAIIIPRITMLMEIANSFLATIIDSMESVPYGIRWICKQIRSLTRRKYPDASDASICSLIGGFFFLRFINPAIVTPQAYMLVDGVPAKYPRRTLTLIAKMLQNLANKPSYAKEQYMMSLNPFVENNKARMNKFLNALCEVGDFYESLELDQYMALSKKDLQINITLNELYNTHSLLMQHMDVLSPNDKHHLRILLDELGPAPAQVPRKENHSIELPLFSRWETPIQDLSTSLMSDSVTQNDINYMEAKAIFVQLLRSMPTLADKRPINLPGLAEKAATSNDPVLVRRGIKVQALLSELDGAGVVGQSNDYGLMQDEVAAEMVHLGNTKEKVVLESRSLESVYKTICDHNNYLRSQLEQYKAYLQNVRLTSSKEKGASGVGVVTVNGKEKKQAKNQALGPYRFTHAQFEKEGIIMESNVPENRRMNIYFNITSPTPGTFIIALHFKGRDKPILEMDLKIDDLLEKQKDHQAMLDLEYVQLNVPKVLALFNKLFSKRR
- a CDS encoding dynein light chain roadblock-type translates to MQSAPEVETTLARLSTYRNIRGVMVLTRTRHTADTSNTSDTAVLQTTGTVFEGDGGKRYASAVESIVGGVTKALKECDESDEPKFMRIRTKKHELIITPDDKYVLVVLQDPGQ
- a CDS encoding beta-glucosidase; translation: MSNQGMDKSFLTASVEELVSMMSLGEKVSLLAGEDWWRTVAIPRLNIPSVKVTDGPNGARGESFFDMTPATVLPNATALAATFSPTLPREAARLLAKETKARSAVCLLAPTVNICRSPLGGRAFESFSEDPTLSGILAAEYINGLQNEGISATLKHFIANDQEHERMGQDAIIGERALREVYLRPFHIAQARADPWSYMTSYNKLNGTHCAEHPWLLKDLLRKEWGFDGLVMSDWMGTYSVSEAINAGLDLEMPGKARWRQLQLVRQMVNAHKILPTTIDERVSNLLRWVQKLVTLNPNIVYERDDRKEWTRDEDREADAALVRKIGNEAIVLLKNENAVLPIRRGKVAVIGPNAKNSVITGGGSARLRPSWRVTPWEGLVNNKPDDIELSYALGCKGAKFLPIFGSEFTSMDGETPGSFDLLHYAIDTSGKQASKPAVSQVWHNSDIMLADFRHPDLGEDYFTEVRALFTAPITGDWDFEVSVTGQAWVYMDDLLVADLSKEQKRTSSFFGNGGNGTVFTVAVEKGKVYKFRLVHDSRKPPLAPGQDSQPLQLIGMKLGSFPSISEDATIDEAVALAKVSDTVVLVVGLDHDWESESYDRPNLSLPLRLNELVHRVATEAPNANKVVILQTGSAVSMPWREHVDSVVWPWYGGNEAGNAIADIVYGTVNPSGRLPLTLPERELDIAANLNFRSARTKTYYEEGIWVGYRHFNARGIKPMYPFGHGLSYTEFDYSDLQIVPSPSNNPNDWRIGVSAKVTNTGKVAGAHSVHFYVTPPPPTSNSLLHPQVTLQGFTKTSILPPGGSETVSIEMDKFAISHWDELTSTWRAESGQWLVKIGRDAQTMCEQTPFEVPSEFKWTGL